From the Rhodococcus sp. NBC_00297 genome, one window contains:
- a CDS encoding response regulator transcription factor produces MDRRRILVVEDERALADAIAARLRSEGFDVDLASTGPAAVETVARTNPDLVVLDVMLPGFDGLEVCRRIQSRPEGAVAVLMLTARSDETDQLVGLGVGADDYMSKPFSMRTLVARVHALLRRVERHPAPSPTVVHEFDDVRVDERARRVFRDGDEVHLTRTEFDLLLFLARRPGAAYARDRLLSDVWGWSRDDSMTSVPSRTVDSHVKALRRKLGSDVVRTVHGVGYAFRARG; encoded by the coding sequence ATGGATCGACGACGAATTCTGGTGGTCGAGGACGAACGGGCCCTGGCCGACGCGATCGCGGCACGGCTGCGGTCCGAGGGCTTCGACGTCGACCTCGCGTCGACCGGACCGGCCGCCGTGGAGACGGTGGCCCGCACGAACCCCGACCTGGTGGTCCTCGACGTGATGCTGCCCGGGTTCGACGGTCTCGAGGTGTGCCGACGCATCCAGTCCCGCCCCGAGGGCGCCGTCGCCGTCCTCATGCTCACGGCGCGGTCGGACGAGACGGACCAGCTGGTGGGCCTCGGGGTGGGTGCGGACGACTACATGTCCAAGCCGTTCTCGATGCGCACCCTGGTGGCCCGCGTGCACGCACTGCTGCGCCGGGTGGAACGCCATCCCGCGCCGTCGCCGACCGTCGTGCACGAGTTCGACGACGTCCGGGTCGACGAGCGCGCGCGGCGGGTCTTCCGTGACGGCGACGAGGTCCACCTGACACGCACGGAGTTCGATCTCCTGCTGTTCCTCGCTCGGCGGCCGGGCGCGGCCTACGCGCGAGATCGACTGCTGTCGGACGTGTGGGGGTGGTCGCGCGACGACTCCATGACGTCCGTGCCGTCCCGCACGGTCGACAGCCACGTCAAGGCGTTGCGGCGCAAGCTGGGGTCCGACGTCGTGCGCACCGTCCACGGCGTCGGGTACGCGTTCCGGGCACGCGGATGA
- a CDS encoding pseudouridine synthase: MPDAPAEHRTIVEYLVARFPRDAEALRAKVTDGEVVDAAGRPVLVDTPLVPRADVYLYRDPPVEPEVPFTAPILYRDDAIVVVDKPHFLATTPRGRFVVQTALTRLRRELGNDALSPAHRLDRLTAGVLVFTARQDVRRAYQEMFRERSMVKVYEAVAPDSPISFPHTVISRIVKDRGSLQATEVPGEPNSETVIEKVRTVGDLALYRLHPRTGKTHQLRVHMASLGLPIVGDSLYPVPREVAVDDYRDPLRLLARSIEFTDPLTGAPRHFASQRTLALSPP; this comes from the coding sequence ATGCCGGACGCGCCGGCAGAGCACAGGACCATAGTCGAGTACCTCGTCGCACGCTTTCCGCGCGATGCGGAGGCCCTGCGCGCGAAGGTGACGGACGGCGAGGTCGTCGATGCCGCAGGACGGCCCGTGCTGGTCGACACTCCCCTGGTCCCCCGCGCCGACGTCTACCTGTACCGGGATCCGCCCGTGGAACCCGAGGTGCCGTTCACCGCCCCGATCCTGTACCGAGACGATGCGATCGTGGTGGTGGACAAGCCGCACTTCCTGGCGACGACACCACGGGGGCGCTTCGTCGTGCAGACCGCCCTGACCCGGCTGCGACGCGAACTGGGAAACGACGCACTGTCCCCGGCGCACCGCCTCGATCGCCTCACCGCGGGCGTGCTCGTCTTCACCGCACGACAGGACGTCCGCCGCGCATATCAGGAGATGTTCCGGGAGCGCAGCATGGTCAAGGTCTACGAAGCGGTGGCCCCCGACTCGCCGATCTCGTTCCCGCACACCGTGATCAGCCGCATCGTCAAGGACCGTGGATCACTGCAGGCGACCGAGGTGCCGGGTGAGCCGAACAGCGAGACCGTGATCGAGAAGGTGCGCACGGTGGGCGACCTGGCGCTCTACCGCCTGCATCCGCGCACGGGCAAGACCCATCAACTACGCGTGCACATGGCCTCTCTCGGCCTGCCCATAGTCGGCGACTCGCTGTATCCCGTGCCGCGCGAGGTCGCCGTCGACGACTACCGGGATCCACTGCGACTGCTGGCGCGGAGCATCGAGTTCACCGACCCGCTCACAGGCGCACCGCGGCACTTCGCGTCGCAGCGGACCCTCGCGCTGTCTCCACCGTGA
- a CDS encoding AIM24 family protein: protein MLELVTSKVVKSTVAPGSPTLARRGSMLFHQGDVRFVPHTIGGAGGMPGMGAVAGMAGRMMSGEHVAMMAAEGSGTVHYGHAGLHVSVIDLDGTGVLSVEASRLLAHSGALSTSVVPLTQQGGVRGAVRGAMTGQGMFTTQVAGRGQVAVLAHGGTVEIEVGPHRPQVVVDPQAYVCHRGTLTVDISANVGWRDAVGRGSGEAVQLAIGGAGTVWVQASEQKF from the coding sequence ATGTTGGAACTCGTCACCAGCAAGGTCGTGAAGTCGACCGTCGCCCCGGGATCGCCCACGCTCGCGCGCCGTGGATCCATGTTGTTCCACCAGGGCGACGTCCGCTTCGTCCCGCACACGATCGGCGGCGCGGGCGGCATGCCGGGGATGGGTGCCGTCGCGGGTATGGCCGGCCGGATGATGTCGGGCGAGCACGTCGCCATGATGGCCGCCGAGGGGTCCGGCACCGTGCACTACGGCCACGCCGGGCTGCACGTGTCCGTCATCGATCTCGACGGGACCGGTGTCCTCTCGGTCGAGGCGTCACGGTTGCTCGCACACAGTGGCGCACTCTCGACATCGGTCGTACCCCTGACGCAGCAGGGAGGGGTCCGCGGCGCGGTGCGCGGGGCGATGACCGGGCAGGGCATGTTCACGACACAGGTCGCCGGACGTGGGCAGGTGGCCGTGCTGGCCCACGGTGGGACGGTCGAGATCGAGGTGGGTCCGCACCGGCCGCAGGTGGTCGTCGATCCGCAGGCGTACGTGTGTCACCGCGGCACTCTCACCGTCGACATCTCGGCGAACGTCGGGTGGCGTGACGCCGTCGGCCGCGGTTCGGGTGAAGCGGTGCAACTCGCTATCGGCGGCGCAGGGACCGTGTGGGTCCAGGCGTCCGAGCAGAAGTTCTGA
- a CDS encoding AIM24 family protein: protein MTDVVHNPHTLPVNDNVPGNDYAFCIELAGQPWFTAKGAMIAYYGSVQFEPLGRTSMAAVVASRFSSPLYANDWVLASGHGKVLLGDRGFDINSFDLDDGNLTIRASNLLAFEPGLELKQSIVPGFLTLLGTGKFLASSNGAVVFAEPPVRVDPQALVGWADCPAPSHHFDAQWMQSFLGAAQGMLLGAQTGEERQFDFTGAGTVLIQSSEKVVSDAHLLRHIESETVALGQNALRSLHQSIGARLSQNS, encoded by the coding sequence ATGACCGACGTCGTGCACAACCCCCACACCCTGCCGGTGAACGACAACGTGCCGGGAAACGACTACGCCTTCTGCATCGAACTCGCGGGACAGCCGTGGTTCACGGCGAAGGGCGCGATGATCGCCTACTACGGGTCGGTGCAGTTCGAGCCTCTCGGGCGGACGTCGATGGCGGCCGTCGTGGCCTCACGCTTCTCGTCGCCGCTGTACGCGAACGACTGGGTGCTCGCGAGCGGACACGGCAAGGTGCTGCTCGGCGATCGCGGCTTCGACATCAACTCGTTCGATCTCGACGACGGCAACCTGACCATCCGGGCGTCGAACCTGCTGGCCTTCGAACCCGGCCTCGAGCTGAAGCAGTCCATCGTGCCCGGTTTTCTCACGCTGCTCGGCACCGGGAAGTTCCTCGCCTCGTCCAACGGTGCGGTCGTGTTCGCCGAACCGCCCGTTCGAGTGGATCCGCAGGCACTCGTCGGCTGGGCCGACTGCCCCGCTCCGTCCCACCACTTCGACGCGCAGTGGATGCAGAGCTTCCTGGGGGCGGCGCAGGGGATGCTCCTCGGAGCACAGACGGGGGAGGAGCGGCAGTTCGACTTCACCGGTGCGGGAACGGTCCTGATCCAGTCGTCCGAGAAGGTGGTGAGCGACGCCCATCTGCTCCGCCACATCGAGTCGGAGACCGTGGCGCTGGGTCAGAACGCGTTGCGCTCACTCCATCAGAGCATCGGGGCCCGGCTGAGCCAGAATTCCTGA
- a CDS encoding ScbR family autoregulator-binding transcription factor has translation MAQQERARRTRAAIVEAAAYEFSKRGYTAASVNTILEGSRATKGAMYFHFSSKEELARAVLQTAMEKYVAIMDVERPDGVDALEWLHNLIFQLARSFDENVVVRAEFRLVVEPEFHASIREGAGAVWGRTAHKLAAEAHETGLLRPDIDPRMFTRVLVTSLAGQRYMADLTAEDTDLVVLFEESLEVLLMAMASREWLDKWRVNGWPRVDAVSVET, from the coding sequence ATGGCACAGCAGGAACGTGCTCGACGCACCCGGGCCGCGATCGTCGAGGCAGCCGCGTACGAGTTCAGCAAGCGTGGGTACACCGCGGCGTCGGTCAACACGATTCTCGAGGGATCACGCGCCACCAAGGGTGCGATGTACTTCCACTTCAGCTCCAAGGAAGAACTGGCTCGCGCCGTTCTGCAGACCGCGATGGAGAAGTACGTCGCGATCATGGACGTGGAGCGCCCGGACGGCGTCGACGCCCTCGAGTGGCTGCACAACCTCATCTTCCAGCTCGCCCGGTCCTTCGACGAGAACGTCGTCGTGCGTGCGGAGTTCCGTCTCGTGGTCGAGCCCGAGTTCCACGCGAGCATCCGCGAGGGAGCGGGCGCCGTGTGGGGTCGCACCGCCCACAAGCTCGCGGCCGAGGCGCACGAGACCGGTCTGCTGCGCCCCGACATCGATCCGCGCATGTTCACCCGCGTGCTGGTCACCTCGCTCGCCGGCCAGCGGTACATGGCCGATCTGACCGCCGAGGACACCGACCTGGTGGTGCTGTTCGAGGAGTCCCTCGAGGTTCTCCTGATGGCGATGGCGTCGCGGGAATGGCTCGACAAGTGGCGCGTCAACGGGTGGCCCCGAGTCGACGCCGTGAGCGTCGAAACATAG
- a CDS encoding HAMP domain-containing sensor histidine kinase, producing the protein MIRPLDSLRSFKVKTGLVVVIALFAASGTFWLAAQQPFRYALLLALVVALVVTQIVAHGMTSPLREMTAASRAMANGDYTHRVRATSRDEIGQLAVAFNTMSADLAEADRYRRELIGNVSHELRTPIASLQAVLENIADGVQEATPATVGVALEQTERLARLVDDLLDLSKLEGGALGLSRSTVDLRQFLTSVVTQSTATRFSVSVEPPGATVTADEERVRQVMANLVENAVRHGPPDGAVAVSAVVGDDTVRIDVVDEGDGIAPADRARVFDRFVRGGSTDGGTGIGLAIARWAAELHGGTLDVVDVGAGCCFRLTLPV; encoded by the coding sequence ATGATCCGCCCTCTCGACTCGCTGCGCTCGTTCAAGGTCAAGACCGGCCTGGTGGTGGTGATTGCGCTGTTCGCGGCGTCGGGCACCTTCTGGCTCGCGGCCCAGCAGCCGTTCCGGTACGCGCTGCTGCTCGCACTCGTCGTGGCGCTGGTGGTCACGCAGATCGTCGCGCACGGGATGACCTCGCCGCTGCGCGAGATGACCGCAGCCTCGCGAGCGATGGCGAACGGGGACTACACGCACCGGGTCCGGGCCACGTCGCGGGACGAGATCGGCCAGCTGGCCGTCGCGTTCAACACGATGTCGGCAGACCTGGCAGAGGCCGACCGCTACCGTCGGGAGCTGATCGGCAACGTCTCGCACGAACTCCGGACACCGATCGCGTCGCTGCAGGCCGTGCTCGAGAACATCGCCGACGGGGTGCAGGAGGCGACCCCGGCGACGGTGGGAGTCGCCCTCGAACAGACGGAACGTCTGGCTCGGCTCGTCGACGACCTCCTGGATCTCTCCAAGCTCGAGGGTGGCGCACTCGGTCTGTCGCGCAGCACGGTCGACCTCCGTCAGTTCCTGACCAGCGTGGTCACCCAGAGCACGGCGACCCGATTCTCGGTGTCGGTCGAGCCTCCCGGTGCGACGGTGACCGCCGACGAGGAACGGGTACGGCAGGTGATGGCCAATCTGGTCGAGAACGCCGTGCGCCACGGTCCGCCCGACGGTGCAGTGGCCGTGTCGGCCGTGGTGGGTGACGACACGGTGCGCATCGACGTGGTCGACGAGGGCGACGGGATCGCGCCGGCCGATCGCGCTCGGGTGTTCGACCGGTTCGTCCGCGGCGGGTCGACCGACGGCGGCACCGGCATAGGGCTCGCCATCGCTCGATGGGCCGCCGAGTTGCACGGCGGCACACTCGATGTGGTCGACGTCGGCGCCGGGTGTTGCTTCCGGCTCACCCTTCCCGTCTGA
- a CDS encoding AIM24 family protein, whose amino-acid sequence MRTEGHRVLVVDLHGDSVRAVTGSMIAYEGQVTFRNAGMGGGGGLRAALKQKVTGESLSLMEMAGQGTVRLAVDAQHVVVVPLAGDALHVESSQLLALSGGLRSDVAFAGLRGASSGQGLFTTVVSGQGEVGLLSAGGPLIALEVSPQYPLVVDPDAFVAHRGQVTQSFVTDVTWRSAVGGGSGEAFSLRFDGTGVVYIQPQER is encoded by the coding sequence CTGAGAACCGAGGGACACCGCGTTCTGGTCGTCGACCTGCACGGGGACAGCGTGCGGGCGGTCACCGGATCGATGATCGCGTACGAGGGCCAGGTGACCTTCCGGAACGCCGGGATGGGCGGTGGCGGTGGACTGCGCGCCGCTCTCAAGCAGAAGGTCACCGGCGAGTCGCTGTCCCTGATGGAGATGGCGGGGCAGGGAACGGTGCGGCTCGCGGTCGACGCGCAGCACGTCGTCGTCGTGCCGTTGGCGGGTGACGCACTCCACGTCGAATCGTCGCAGTTGCTCGCTCTGTCCGGCGGGCTGCGGTCCGATGTGGCCTTCGCCGGGCTCCGCGGCGCCTCGTCCGGGCAGGGCCTGTTCACGACGGTCGTCAGTGGACAGGGCGAGGTGGGGCTGCTGTCCGCGGGTGGACCGCTCATCGCGCTCGAGGTGTCGCCGCAGTACCCGTTGGTGGTCGATCCGGACGCCTTCGTCGCGCACCGAGGTCAGGTGACACAGAGCTTCGTCACCGACGTCACGTGGCGGTCGGCCGTCGGCGGCGGGAGCGGCGAGGCCTTCTCCCTCCGCTTCGACGGCACCGGTGTCGTCTACATCCAGCCGCAGGAGCGCTGA
- a CDS encoding FAD-dependent oxidoreductase: MTDIDADVIVVGAGIAGLRCAGALRRRGFTVRVVEAGDAPGGRIRTDLVDGFRCDRGFQLLNPSYPAVKRHVDVSALDLRVAGRGVRIVDDSGRAHTVADPTRHPGLLLGTVRSAARLGLLHPGAVVGAARWALPAVGPVRRLAASPDAALADDWDRVGLRGPLRSALLAPFLSGVLADGVGDTSDRYVRLVLRSFLLATPGVPNRGMQAFPEQLARDAGVDIAYSSRVEQVTDGAAPAVRIADGSVLQARAVVVATDARGANELTDTRTSPMRGLSTWWFEADAAESDEFLRISGTGGVVVNTAEMSSIAPGYAPTGKTLVQATTLLDDAGPAEESVVRAVLDRLWGRSTASWRVIVRHDVRRALPVQAPGTSLRRSLRVGDRVLLAGDHRDTPSIQGALVSGGRAAAEVARLLG, encoded by the coding sequence ATGACTGACATCGATGCTGACGTGATCGTGGTGGGGGCGGGTATCGCCGGTCTACGGTGCGCCGGAGCGCTGCGCCGGCGTGGATTCACGGTGCGGGTCGTGGAGGCGGGCGACGCCCCGGGAGGACGGATCCGCACCGATCTCGTGGACGGTTTCCGCTGTGATCGAGGCTTCCAGCTCCTCAACCCCTCCTACCCGGCCGTGAAGCGTCATGTCGACGTGTCCGCGCTCGATCTGCGGGTCGCCGGTCGCGGTGTGCGGATCGTCGACGACTCGGGGCGAGCGCACACGGTCGCCGACCCGACACGGCACCCGGGCCTGCTGCTCGGGACGGTGCGGTCCGCGGCTCGCCTGGGCCTGCTGCACCCGGGCGCCGTCGTCGGCGCCGCGCGGTGGGCGTTGCCCGCTGTCGGACCGGTGCGCCGCCTGGCCGCGTCCCCCGACGCTGCACTCGCCGACGACTGGGACCGCGTCGGCCTCCGCGGTCCGCTGCGCTCCGCACTGCTGGCTCCGTTTCTCAGCGGGGTCCTCGCCGACGGCGTGGGAGACACGTCGGACCGCTACGTCCGGCTCGTGCTCCGCAGCTTTCTTCTCGCGACACCCGGTGTGCCGAACCGCGGAATGCAGGCGTTCCCCGAGCAGCTCGCCCGCGATGCCGGGGTCGACATCGCGTACTCCTCGCGCGTCGAGCAGGTCACCGACGGCGCGGCACCCGCCGTGCGGATCGCCGACGGGTCGGTGCTGCAGGCCCGCGCGGTGGTGGTGGCGACGGACGCGCGAGGCGCGAACGAGCTGACGGACACCCGGACCTCTCCCATGCGCGGGTTGTCGACGTGGTGGTTCGAGGCCGACGCCGCGGAATCCGACGAGTTCCTCCGCATCTCAGGGACGGGCGGCGTGGTGGTCAACACCGCCGAGATGAGCTCCATCGCACCGGGATACGCGCCGACCGGGAAGACCCTGGTGCAGGCGACCACGCTGCTGGACGACGCCGGTCCCGCCGAGGAGTCCGTCGTGCGCGCCGTTCTCGATCGGCTGTGGGGTCGGTCCACAGCGTCGTGGCGGGTGATCGTGCGTCACGACGTGCGGCGTGCGCTCCCGGTCCAGGCACCCGGGACGTCGCTCAGGCGATCGCTGCGGGTCGGTGACCGCGTGCTGCTCGCCGGCGACCATCGCGACACCCCGTCGATCCAGGGTGCTCTGGTGTCGGGTGGTCGCGCGGCCGCCGAGGTGGCGCGGCTGCTCGGCTGA
- a CDS encoding M4 family metallopeptidase: protein MATPDLSRTTPCCQGVVPPYLLQRLASAPAERSARLDTAPSVASRTLELDDEMRRRRDSTRSTVSPTAPRSAVADRLQRTIADARNTQTLPGDVVRTEGGEPVGDPAADESYDGLGVTHALFAEVYGWSSLDGQGLPLDATVHYGEQYDNAFWDGTRMVFGDGDGEVFTRFTVSLSVIAHELAHGFTQYTSQLEYAGQSGALNESVSDVFGVLAEQRSRGQNAEDASWLVGEGLFLPDVQGSALRSMLAPGTAYDDDVLGKDPQPADMAGYVETTEDNGGVHINSGIPNRAFAEAAVALGGPAWDRLGQVWFDALTSGSLTPTADFAAFSAATVAAASARYGTGSDVHRAVVGGWTTVGLEPAGTGSASDAADEASKRT from the coding sequence GTGGCCACCCCCGACCTCTCGCGCACCACGCCCTGCTGCCAGGGCGTCGTTCCTCCCTACCTTCTGCAGCGCCTCGCGTCGGCCCCCGCGGAACGCAGTGCCCGCCTGGACACCGCCCCGTCCGTCGCGAGCCGCACGCTGGAACTCGACGACGAGATGCGGCGTCGACGCGACTCGACACGGTCCACCGTGTCGCCCACCGCTCCCCGCAGCGCCGTCGCGGATCGGCTGCAGCGCACCATCGCCGACGCGAGGAACACGCAGACTCTGCCCGGCGACGTCGTGCGTACCGAGGGCGGCGAACCTGTCGGCGATCCGGCGGCGGACGAGAGCTACGACGGCCTCGGTGTCACCCACGCCCTGTTCGCCGAGGTCTACGGATGGTCCAGCCTCGATGGGCAGGGGCTGCCGCTCGACGCCACGGTGCACTACGGCGAGCAGTACGACAACGCGTTCTGGGACGGCACCCGCATGGTGTTCGGCGACGGTGACGGCGAGGTGTTCACCCGCTTCACCGTGTCGCTGTCCGTCATCGCGCACGAGTTGGCTCACGGTTTCACGCAGTACACCTCACAGCTCGAGTACGCCGGACAGTCCGGCGCCCTCAACGAGTCGGTGTCCGACGTGTTCGGCGTCCTCGCAGAACAGCGCTCGCGTGGGCAGAACGCCGAGGACGCGTCCTGGCTCGTCGGCGAGGGGCTCTTCCTCCCCGACGTGCAGGGCAGCGCCCTCCGCTCGATGCTGGCACCCGGTACCGCGTACGACGACGACGTCCTCGGCAAGGACCCCCAGCCCGCGGACATGGCGGGATACGTCGAGACCACCGAGGACAACGGCGGGGTGCACATCAACTCCGGCATCCCCAACCGCGCGTTCGCCGAGGCCGCCGTCGCGCTCGGCGGGCCGGCCTGGGATCGTCTCGGACAGGTCTGGTTCGACGCCCTCACGTCCGGCAGCCTGACGCCGACCGCCGATTTCGCCGCCTTCTCCGCCGCGACGGTCGCGGCGGCATCGGCGCGCTACGGAACCGGGTCCGACGTTCACCGCGCCGTGGTCGGCGGGTGGACTACCGTGGGCCTCGAACCGGCCGGGACGGGATCCGCGTCCGATGCGGCGGACGAGGCGAGCAAGAGGACGTGA
- a CDS encoding protealysin inhibitor emfourin → MVIVVVRSGGVAGMTRRGSVDTTALGDTAPEWEQLVTRALPLLNGLPESSSLARDTFRWRLEIGEHSCETGDSALTGPLRELAERTLREGRSPR, encoded by the coding sequence ATGGTCATCGTGGTGGTACGCAGCGGCGGCGTGGCCGGGATGACCCGCCGCGGCAGCGTCGACACCACGGCCCTCGGCGACACGGCACCCGAGTGGGAGCAGCTGGTCACCCGCGCGCTCCCCCTGTTGAACGGCCTGCCCGAGTCGTCGTCCCTCGCCCGCGACACCTTCCGGTGGCGACTCGAGATCGGCGAGCACTCGTGCGAGACCGGCGATTCGGCACTCACCGGCCCGCTTCGCGAGCTGGCAGAGCGCACTCTGCGAGAGGGTCGCTCGCCGCGATGA
- a CDS encoding acyl-ACP desaturase: MARDLTQLELLGELQPVAEENLNRHLSMAKEWHPHDYVPWDEGRNFAALGGEDWSPEQSRLDEVAKAAMITNLLTEDNLPSYHREIAENFSQDGAWGTWVGRWTAEENRHGIVMRDYLVVTRGVDPVALEQARIEHMTNGFSSAAAGGHDQMGFLHSVSYVTFQELATRVSHRNTGKVCNDPIADRMLQRIAADENLHMIFYRNLCGAALDISPDQALRAIADIVQNFQMPGAGMPNFRRNGVLMAKHGIYDLRQHLEDVVMPVLRKWNIFDRTDFTAEGEQTREELAAFLEKLEKDVLKFEEQRDRMLSREAAKRQAAQAS, encoded by the coding sequence ATGGCACGGGATCTGACCCAACTGGAGCTGCTCGGAGAGCTGCAGCCGGTTGCGGAAGAGAATCTGAACCGGCATCTCTCCATGGCGAAGGAGTGGCACCCCCACGACTACGTCCCCTGGGACGAGGGGCGTAACTTCGCCGCGCTCGGTGGCGAGGACTGGTCGCCCGAACAGTCTCGGCTCGACGAGGTGGCCAAGGCCGCCATGATCACCAACCTCCTCACCGAGGACAACCTGCCGTCGTACCACCGCGAGATCGCGGAGAACTTCTCGCAGGACGGCGCCTGGGGCACCTGGGTGGGCCGGTGGACCGCCGAGGAGAACCGCCACGGCATCGTCATGCGCGACTACCTGGTGGTCACGCGCGGAGTGGATCCCGTCGCCCTCGAGCAGGCCCGCATCGAGCACATGACCAACGGCTTCTCCTCGGCCGCTGCCGGTGGCCACGATCAGATGGGCTTCCTGCACTCCGTCTCGTACGTGACGTTCCAGGAGCTGGCCACGCGAGTGAGCCACCGCAACACGGGCAAGGTCTGCAACGACCCCATCGCCGACCGCATGCTCCAGCGCATCGCGGCCGACGAGAACCTGCACATGATCTTCTACCGCAACCTGTGCGGTGCGGCGCTCGACATCTCGCCCGACCAGGCGCTGCGTGCCATCGCCGACATCGTGCAGAACTTCCAGATGCCCGGCGCCGGCATGCCCAACTTCCGCCGCAACGGCGTGCTGATGGCCAAGCACGGGATCTACGATCTGCGTCAGCACCTCGAGGACGTCGTCATGCCGGTGCTGCGCAAGTGGAACATCTTCGATCGCACCGACTTCACCGCCGAGGGCGAGCAGACGCGTGAGGAGCTCGCCGCCTTCCTCGAGAAGCTGGAGAAGGACGTTCTCAAGTTCGAGGAGCAGCGCGACCGCATGCTGTCCCGCGAGGCTGCCAAGCGGCAGGCCGCGCAGGCATCCTGA
- a CDS encoding DUF4153 domain-containing protein, whose translation MATDLLPDPAAQSPVRTVTESPRRWAVGSAAAVGVVAGAILTDRPSVAYVVVGVAAVLAARLPDRSRWSVAWIGAAFSLLLVPFVRDSGWLAASSVGLAVWCVALSTTRSTTFTATVLAPIVPVVVQGAVLRSLGTGAAQVTLPSRGSAVRTLRVVVSTALLVTVFTLLFAGADDRFASLVDAVIPTVSVDVDPLGPVVALCVALWILGVAHAKRHAMALDALAPGAGRRRPVWEWAVPVCALVVVFAAFVVVQAATLFGGHDHVMTTDDLTFADHARSGFWQLITVTVGVLVVVAVQVRKVDAEVRRDRVLARIAFGSLCVLTLVVVWSAVYRMSLYEQQFGLTRLRVGVMAVEVWLGVVVLAVIVAGARWSARLLPAVIVGTAALGVLVMAVVNVDALVAERAVERYERTGLIDVDYLGTLSADAVPAVSTLPPTLRDCIVDEPGSDPWWNANLARREAAVIAASDPLAECALPAREAGR comes from the coding sequence ATGGCCACCGACCTTCTTCCCGATCCGGCGGCGCAGTCGCCGGTCCGCACCGTCACCGAGTCTCCGCGCCGCTGGGCCGTGGGTTCCGCCGCAGCGGTCGGGGTGGTCGCCGGCGCGATACTGACCGACCGGCCGTCGGTGGCCTACGTCGTCGTCGGCGTCGCTGCTGTCCTCGCCGCTCGACTGCCGGACCGGTCGCGCTGGTCCGTGGCATGGATCGGCGCCGCGTTCTCGCTGCTGCTGGTCCCGTTCGTCCGCGATTCGGGATGGCTCGCAGCGTCGTCCGTCGGACTGGCCGTGTGGTGTGTGGCTCTGTCGACCACGAGATCGACGACGTTCACCGCCACGGTGCTCGCGCCGATCGTGCCCGTCGTGGTGCAGGGAGCCGTGCTCCGCTCGCTCGGAACCGGTGCCGCACAGGTGACGCTCCCGTCTCGGGGGTCCGCGGTACGCACGCTGCGCGTCGTGGTGAGCACGGCCCTGCTGGTCACCGTGTTCACGCTGCTGTTCGCGGGCGCCGACGATCGCTTCGCCTCGCTCGTCGACGCGGTGATCCCGACCGTGTCCGTCGACGTCGACCCGCTGGGGCCGGTCGTGGCTCTGTGCGTCGCGCTGTGGATTCTGGGTGTCGCCCACGCGAAGCGTCACGCGATGGCACTCGATGCGCTCGCTCCTGGCGCCGGTCGACGACGACCGGTGTGGGAGTGGGCGGTGCCGGTCTGCGCGCTCGTCGTCGTGTTCGCTGCGTTCGTGGTGGTGCAGGCAGCCACGTTGTTCGGCGGACACGACCACGTGATGACGACGGACGACCTGACCTTCGCGGACCACGCCCGATCGGGATTCTGGCAGCTGATCACGGTGACAGTCGGCGTGCTCGTCGTGGTCGCCGTGCAGGTACGCAAGGTCGACGCCGAGGTGCGGCGCGACCGGGTGCTCGCGCGCATCGCCTTCGGGTCGCTGTGTGTGCTGACGCTGGTGGTCGTCTGGTCGGCGGTGTACCGAATGTCGTTGTACGAGCAGCAGTTCGGTCTCACTCGGCTGCGAGTCGGGGTCATGGCCGTCGAGGTGTGGTTGGGCGTCGTCGTGCTCGCCGTCATCGTCGCCGGTGCGCGCTGGTCCGCGCGCCTACTGCCCGCGGTGATCGTCGGCACGGCGGCGCTGGGCGTGCTGGTGATGGCGGTGGTGAACGTCGATGCGCTGGTCGCGGAGCGTGCAGTCGAGCGCTACGAGCGGACCGGACTGATCGACGTCGACTATCTCGGCACGCTGTCGGCGGACGCGGTGCCCGCCGTGTCGACCCTGCCGCCCACGCTGCGCGACTGCATCGTCGACGAGCCCGGGAGCGACCCGTGGTGGAACGCGAACCTCGCACGCCGTGAGGCCGCCGTCATCGCGGCGAGCGACCCTCTCGCAGAGTGCGCTCTGCCAGCTCGCGAAGCGGGCCGGTGA